GGCGGAAAAGGCGGCCGATCGAATAATCGACGAAGTCTGGCAACTGAAGAACGGCAGCCAGACGCCGGCGATACCGGAAGGGAAACAACCATGAAGACAGTGCACCGCATCGTTCTGCTTTGCCTTTTGTACGCGGGCGCCGTCTGGGCGCAGGGCAATCTGGAAATCAATACGCCGGCGATCAGCCAGTTGCGTGACGCAATGCAGGCACGTCACGCGCAGCTTGCGCCGCACTACGCATCCGGCGCATTGGGTCTCACCGCCGATGGCCGGATCGCGCTGCGCGATGCCAATGCGGTGCCGCTGGCACAGCGCCAGGCGGTACAGGGTCTGGTGGCACAGGAAAATGGCGACCGCGATGCGTTGTACCGCGAAATCGCGCGCGCCAACGGGCATCCCGAGTGGGAGGCGGATATCCGCTCCACCTTCGCGCAGCGCTGGATCGGGCGCGCCCAGAGTGGCTGGTATGTTCAGTCCGGCGGGCAGTGGTCGCGCAAGTAATTTCAATCCTCACGGGACAGACATGGCCGCCGTACTCGTATTCGACATCGAAAGCATTCCGGACATCGCCGGCATCCGCCGGCTGCATCAGCTGCCGGACGAACTGTCCGACACGGAAGTGGCGGAGTTCGCCTTTCAGCAGCGCCGGGCCAGCGTCGGCCACGATTTCCTGCCGCTGCACCTGCAGCGCGTCGTCGTCATATCGTGCGCGCTGCGCGATGCGCGGTCGCTCAAGGTGTGGTCGCTGGCCGAGCCGGAAAACGGCGAAGGGCAGATCATCCAGCGCTTCTACGAAGGCATCGAGCGGCTGACGCCGCAGATCGTGTCGTGGAACGGCGCCGGCTTCGATCTGCCGGTGCTGCACTATCGTGGCCTGATCCACGGCGTCACCGCGCCGCGCTACTGGGAAATGGGCGAGGGCGATGGCCCGGACGCCCGTGAATTCAAGTGGAACAACTACATCAGTCGCTACCACTCGCGTCATCTGGACCTGATGGATCTTCTGGCGCTGTATCAGGGCCGCGGCAATGCGCCGCTGGACGAACTGGCCAAGCTGATCGGTTTTCCGGGCAAGCTCGGCATGGACGGCTCGGCTGTGTGGGGTGCCTGGCAGCGCGGCGAGATTGCGCAGATCCGTGATTACTGTGAAACCGATGTGCTCAACACCTTCCTCGTATTCCAGCGCTTCCAGTTGATGCGCGGCGTGCTGGACCGCGCGCAGTACGATGCCGAAATCGACTTCGTGCGCGAATGGCTGGCCGCTCAGCCGGGCGCGCACTGGAAGGAGTATCTGGCCGCCTGGCAGGCGCCGTGAATCGCCGCGCGAAAATTGTGTTGAGTCGCGCCGGATTCCGGCTATACTTGCGCGCTCTTTTAGGCGCGTAGCTCAGCTGGTTAGAGCACCACCTTGACATGGTGGGGGTCGTTGGTTCGAGTCCAATCGCGCCTACCAACATTAGCTGCAGGTTTCGAAAGGTTGCGTTATGACACCGCGAACGCGTTTCACTCCGGTATCCATCGCTGTCTGAGGCCTGCAGATCAAGACGCACGGAACGATGTCGTTCAAGCGTGTGCAAATGAAAAGTGCGGCTCAGGCCGCACTTTTTTTTCGTCCCGAGTATTCGTTACATCCCCGTTACCGTTTTCCGGAGCATCGCCAATGGTCAATATCACCCTGCCGGATGGATCGGTCCGCAGCTTTGACGCTGCAGTCACCGTGCGCGACGTCGCGGCGTCCATCGGCGCCGGTCTGGCCAAGGCGGCGCTCGCCGGCCGTGTCGATGGCAAGCTGGTCGATACCTCATTCCTGATCGAAGGCGACGCGCAGCTGGCCATCGTCACCGACCGCGATGTCGACGGGCTGGACATGATCCGCCATTCAACGGCGCACCTGCTGGCGTATGCGGTGAAGGAACTGTTTCCGGACGCCCAGGTGACCATCGGTCCGGTGATCGACAACGGCTTCTATTACGATTTTTCCTACAAGCGCCCGTTCACGCCGGAAGATCTGGCGGCGATCGAACAGCGCATGACTGAGCTTTCGAAGAAGGACATTCCGGTGTCGCGCGAGGTATGGCAGCGCGACAAGGCGGTCGATTTCTTCAAGTCCATCGGCGAACACTACAAGGCGGAAATCATCGCGTCGATTCCGGCCGATCAGGATGTGTCGCTGTATCGAGAGGGCGAATTCATCGATCTGTGCCGCGGCCCGCACGTGCCGTCGACCGGCAAACTCAAGGTGTTCAAGCTGATGAAGGTAGCCGGAGCCTACTGGCGCGGCGATGCGAAGAACGAAATGCTGCAGCGCATTTACGGCACCGCCTGGGCCAAGAAGGACGAGCAGGACGCCTACCTGCACATGCTCGAAGAGGCGGAAAAGCGCGACCACCGGCGACTGGGCAAGCAGCTTGACCTGTTTCACATGCAGGAAGAAGCGCCTGGCATGGTGTTCTGGCACCCCAAGGGCTGGGTTGTGTGGCAGCAGATCGAGCAGTACATGCGCCATGTGCTCGACGAAGCGGGCTATCGCGAGGTGAAGACGCCGCTGATGATGGACCGCGTGCTGTGGGAGAAATCCGGTCATTGGGAGAACTACCGCGAGAACATGTTCACCACCGAGTCGGAAAAGCGCGACTACGCGGTGAAGCCGATGAACTGCCCGGGTCACGTGCAGATATTCAACAACACGATGCATTCCTATCGCGACCTGCCGTTGCGCATCGCCGAGTTCGGCTCCTGCCACCGAAATGAGCCATCCGGTGCGCTGCATGGCTTGATGCGGGTGCGCGGCTTCGTGCAGGACGATGCGCACATCTTCTGCACCGAGGCGCAGATCACGTCGGAAGTGACAGCCTTTAATGAATTGCTGCTGCGCGTCTACCGCGATTTCGGCTTCCATGATCTGGCGGTGAAGCTTTCGCTGCGTCCGGCCAAGCGCGCGGGTTCCGATGATGTGTGGGACCGTGCTGAAGCGGGTTTGCGCGATGCCTTGGCCGCATCAGGCATGCAGTGGGAAGAACTGCCGGGTGAAGGCGCTTTCTACGGCCCAAAGATCGAATATCACATCAAGGACGCCATCGGACGCTCGTGGCAGTGCGGTACGCTGCAGCTCGATTTCGTGCTGCCGGAGCGTCTGGACGCCGAATACGTCGCGGAGGACAACGGCCGTTACCGGCCCGTGATGCTGCATCGGGCAGTGCTCGGTTCGCTCGAGCGCTTCATCGGCATTCTGATCGAAAACCATGCCGGCAACTTTCCGCTGTGGCTGGCGCCGGTCCAGGTCGTCGTGATGGGTATCACGGAGGCGCAGGCGGATTACGCACAGGAAGTCACGAATGCTTTGCGCGCCGCGGGTCTGCGCGTCGAATGCGATTTGCGCGGGGAGAAAATTAACTATAAAATCCGCGAACATAGTCTGCAGAAGCTGCCTTACCAGGTCGTCGTTGGCGACAAGGAAAAGGCGGCAAAAATGGTGGCCGTGCGTGCCCGGGGAAATACTGATCTCGGGCAGATGACCCTGAGCGACTTCATGCAGCGTCTTGCTGATGAAATCGCCACGCGGGGAATCGATCGCACGGCCTGATTTTTTTCGCCTCGGGAGTACGAGCATCAGTCAGCAAAAATCGCAGCGCCTCAATTCGGAGATCAACGCCCCGGAAATACGTCTTGTTGGCGAAGAGGGTGAGCAACTGGGTATCATGTCGGCCCGTCAGGCATTGACGTTGGCAGAAGAAGCCGGTGTGGATCTGGTCGAGATTGCACCGCTCGCCAAGCCACCGGTCTGTCGTCTGATGGACTTCGGCAAGTTCAAGTACCAGGAAGCGAAGCGCGCTGCCGAGGCGAAATCGAAGCAGAAGCAGATACAGATCAAGGAAGTGAAGTTCCGTCCGGGTACGGACGAAGGCGACTACCAGATCAAGTTGCGCAACCTGTCGCGATTCCTGCAGGACGGCGACAAGGCAAAGGTCACTCTTCGCTTCCGTGGCCGCGAAATGGCGCACCAGGAGTTCGGCATCCGCCTGCTGGAACGTGTGAAGGCCGATCTTGAAGCGGTGGCGGTGGTTGAACAGTTTCCGAAGCTTGAAGGCCGTCAGCTAATCATGGTGCTGGCACCGAGCAAGAAGAAGGTCTGATTCACTCAGCCTGAAGAAGAATTTGCCGGACTTGAAGTCCGGTGATGCGCGAGGTTTTGCCTCGCGTCGCCGCGATTGAAAAATCGCGGCACAACAAGTGTTCACGGGTACGAAAGTGCTGCGAAAGGTTCGCGGCCACCTGTGAAGATGACATAAATGGAGTTTTGTCATGCCCAAGATGAAGACCAAGAAGGGCGCTGCAAAGCGCTTCAAGGTCAGGGCGAGCGGCAGCATCAAGCGTTCGCAGGCGTTCAAGCGCCACATCCTGACGAAGAAAACCACCAAGTCGAAGCGCCAGCTTCGCGGTATGACGGCGGTGCATGCGACGGACGACGCTCGCGTTCGCAACATGCTGCCCTACGCATAAGGAGCCCACGAGATGCCAAGAGTCAAACGTGGTGTAACGGCACGCGCCCGTCACAAGAAGGTACTTGATAAGGCCAAGGGTTACCGCGGCCGTCGCCATAGCGTCTATCGCATCGCCAAGGAAGCGGTGATGAAGGCGGGCCAGTACGCCTATCGCGACCGCCGTCAGAAGAAGCGTCAGTTCCGCGCGCTGTGGATCGTGCGTATCAACGCCGCTGCCCGTGAAGTCGGCCTGACCTACTCGAAGCTGATCAACGGCCTGAACAAGGCGTCGATCCAGGTTGATCGCAAGGTTCTGGCAGATCTCGCCGTATTCGACAAGGCTGCGTTCGCCGCCATCGCGAATCAGGCCAAGGCTCAGCTCGGCTAAGCGTGTTGCACGCAGAAAAAGGAGGCCTGGCCTCCTTTTTTTGTCCCCATATTGTTCGGATTCAAGTCGATGAGTGATCTGGAAGCGCTTGTTTCACAAGCGGAAAACGATTTTTCTGCGGCGGCGGATGCCGTGGCGCTGGAACAGGTCAAGGCGCGTTTTCTCGGCAAGTCCGGCAGCCTGACCGAACTGCTCAAAGGCCTCGGCAAGCTCGACCCCGACGCCCGCAAGACCGCCGGTGCGGCAATCAACATCGCCAAGCAGAAGGTAGAGGCAGCCCTTGAAGCGCGCCGCGAGGCATTGCGCCACGCGGCTCTCGAGGCCCGCCTGGCGGAAGAGTCCCTCGACGTGACCCTGCCGGGACGCGGCCATGCGAAGGGGGGTCTGCATCCCGTTACCCGCACGCTCGAACGCATCGAAGCCCTGTTCCGCGGCATCGGTTTCGATGTGGCGGATGGCCCGGAGATCGAGACCGACTTTCATAACTTCACTGCGCTGAACACGCCGGAAAACCATCCTGCGCGGTCCATGCACGACACCTTCTATCTGGAGGGGGCGAGTGACGTGATGCTGCGCACCCATACCAGCCCGATCCAGGTGCGCTACATGCAGGCGCATGTCGCGCGCCATGCAGGCGCGGCAACGATGCCGGAAATCCGCATCATTGCACCCGGTCGCGTCTATCGCGTCGATTCCGATGCCACCCACTCGCCGATGTTCCACCAGGTCGAGGGCCTTTGGGTTGGCGAGTCGGTGAGCTTCGCCGACCTGAAGGGCGTGGTTAGCGATTTCCTGCATCGTTTCTTCGAAGCCGATCGGCTCGACGTGCGCTTCCGGCCGTCCTTCTTCCCATTCACCGAGC
The sequence above is a segment of the Methyloversatilis sp. RAC08 genome. Coding sequences within it:
- the infC gene encoding translation initiation factor IF-3; amino-acid sequence: MKSPRGESIARPDFFRLGSTSISQQKSQRLNSEINAPEIRLVGEEGEQLGIMSARQALTLAEEAGVDLVEIAPLAKPPVCRLMDFGKFKYQEAKRAAEAKSKQKQIQIKEVKFRPGTDEGDYQIKLRNLSRFLQDGDKAKVTLRFRGREMAHQEFGIRLLERVKADLEAVAVVEQFPKLEGRQLIMVLAPSKKKV
- the rpmI gene encoding 50S ribosomal protein L35 — its product is MPKMKTKKGAAKRFKVRASGSIKRSQAFKRHILTKKTTKSKRQLRGMTAVHATDDARVRNMLPYA
- a CDS encoding YdbL family protein, whose protein sequence is MKTVHRIVLLCLLYAGAVWAQGNLEINTPAISQLRDAMQARHAQLAPHYASGALGLTADGRIALRDANAVPLAQRQAVQGLVAQENGDRDALYREIARANGHPEWEADIRSTFAQRWIGRAQSGWYVQSGGQWSRK
- a CDS encoding phenylalanine--tRNA ligase subunit alpha; this encodes MSDLEALVSQAENDFSAAADAVALEQVKARFLGKSGSLTELLKGLGKLDPDARKTAGAAINIAKQKVEAALEARREALRHAALEARLAEESLDVTLPGRGHAKGGLHPVTRTLERIEALFRGIGFDVADGPEIETDFHNFTALNTPENHPARSMHDTFYLEGASDVMLRTHTSPIQVRYMQAHVARHAGAATMPEIRIIAPGRVYRVDSDATHSPMFHQVEGLWVGESVSFADLKGVVSDFLHRFFEADRLDVRFRPSFFPFTEPSAEIDVAFPSGPLAGRWLEIAGCGMVHPNVLRHCGIDAERHTGFAFGFGPDRLTMLRYGINDLRLFYDGDVRFLSQFR
- the rplT gene encoding 50S ribosomal protein L20, translating into MPRVKRGVTARARHKKVLDKAKGYRGRRHSVYRIAKEAVMKAGQYAYRDRRQKKRQFRALWIVRINAAAREVGLTYSKLINGLNKASIQVDRKVLADLAVFDKAAFAAIANQAKAQLG
- the thrS gene encoding threonine--tRNA ligase, with product MVNITLPDGSVRSFDAAVTVRDVAASIGAGLAKAALAGRVDGKLVDTSFLIEGDAQLAIVTDRDVDGLDMIRHSTAHLLAYAVKELFPDAQVTIGPVIDNGFYYDFSYKRPFTPEDLAAIEQRMTELSKKDIPVSREVWQRDKAVDFFKSIGEHYKAEIIASIPADQDVSLYREGEFIDLCRGPHVPSTGKLKVFKLMKVAGAYWRGDAKNEMLQRIYGTAWAKKDEQDAYLHMLEEAEKRDHRRLGKQLDLFHMQEEAPGMVFWHPKGWVVWQQIEQYMRHVLDEAGYREVKTPLMMDRVLWEKSGHWENYRENMFTTESEKRDYAVKPMNCPGHVQIFNNTMHSYRDLPLRIAEFGSCHRNEPSGALHGLMRVRGFVQDDAHIFCTEAQITSEVTAFNELLLRVYRDFGFHDLAVKLSLRPAKRAGSDDVWDRAEAGLRDALAASGMQWEELPGEGAFYGPKIEYHIKDAIGRSWQCGTLQLDFVLPERLDAEYVAEDNGRYRPVMLHRAVLGSLERFIGILIENHAGNFPLWLAPVQVVVMGITEAQADYAQEVTNALRAAGLRVECDLRGEKINYKIREHSLQKLPYQVVVGDKEKAAKMVAVRARGNTDLGQMTLSDFMQRLADEIATRGIDRTA
- a CDS encoding 3'-5' exonuclease, with the translated sequence MAAVLVFDIESIPDIAGIRRLHQLPDELSDTEVAEFAFQQRRASVGHDFLPLHLQRVVVISCALRDARSLKVWSLAEPENGEGQIIQRFYEGIERLTPQIVSWNGAGFDLPVLHYRGLIHGVTAPRYWEMGEGDGPDAREFKWNNYISRYHSRHLDLMDLLALYQGRGNAPLDELAKLIGFPGKLGMDGSAVWGAWQRGEIAQIRDYCETDVLNTFLVFQRFQLMRGVLDRAQYDAEIDFVREWLAAQPGAHWKEYLAAWQAP